The Azospirillum brasilense genome window below encodes:
- a CDS encoding 16S rRNA (uracil(1498)-N(3))-methyltransferase encodes MANQPKTRLYVDSPLGEGQAVGLDPERAHFLRHVLRLDKGDVVAVFNGRDGEWLAAIDGFGKGWCSLTVTAQRRLQAAGPDLWLLFAPIKRGRIDFVAEKASELGVSRLWPVFTRRTDPNRVNTDRLRANAIEAAEQSERLTVPEMVDPLPLDKALAGWPVERTLYLCAEAGNVRPIAEAVRGRPRGPAAFLIGPEGGFAQSELDEICKLPFVVPVGLGPRILRADTAVVAALACWQALAGDWTADGGDTRPPFRAPADPTVGE; translated from the coding sequence ATGGCAAACCAACCGAAGACCCGCCTCTATGTGGACAGCCCCCTCGGCGAGGGGCAGGCGGTGGGGCTCGACCCCGAGCGGGCGCATTTCCTGCGCCATGTCCTGCGGCTCGACAAGGGCGACGTCGTGGCCGTCTTCAACGGACGCGACGGCGAATGGCTGGCCGCCATCGACGGCTTCGGCAAGGGCTGGTGCTCGCTCACCGTGACGGCGCAACGGCGTCTTCAGGCGGCGGGCCCGGACCTCTGGCTGCTGTTCGCCCCGATCAAGCGCGGGCGCATCGATTTCGTCGCGGAGAAGGCCAGCGAGCTGGGTGTGTCGCGGCTGTGGCCGGTCTTCACCCGCCGCACCGACCCCAACCGCGTCAACACCGACCGGCTGCGCGCCAACGCCATCGAGGCCGCCGAACAGTCGGAGCGGCTGACCGTGCCGGAGATGGTCGATCCGCTGCCGCTGGACAAGGCGCTGGCCGGCTGGCCGGTCGAACGTACGCTGTACCTGTGCGCCGAAGCAGGGAACGTACGCCCCATCGCGGAGGCCGTCCGCGGCCGTCCGCGCGGCCCCGCTGCCTTCCTGATCGGGCCGGAGGGCGGCTTTGCGCAGTCCGAACTTGACGAAATTTGCAAACTCCCCTTTGTTGTTCCCGTCGGTCTGGGGCCCCGCATTCTCCGGGCCGACACGGCGGTGGTCGCGGCGCTCGCCTGCTGGCAGGCCCTTGCGGGGGACTGGACGGCGGATGGCGGCGACACCCGACCGCCCTTCCGCGCGCCGGCTGACCCCACCGTCGGGGAGTAA
- a CDS encoding class I SAM-dependent methyltransferase codes for MNNFSQIDFIRSNTVVTRTPLLPEIALHLATEITPLWEATEDSLKESNVPPPYWAFAWPGGQAVARLVLDRPELVAGKSVLDFAAGTGLVGIAAMMAGAARVQSCDIDRFALSAIALNAESNGVDVKAVSADLVDRPLPGIDVVLAGDVCYEKPMADRVTAWLRGIAATGTLVLLGDPGRAYVPLSGIERVAQYSVPTSLELEDREMRETVIWRLLPEA; via the coding sequence ATGAACAACTTTTCTCAAATCGACTTCATCCGCTCCAACACGGTCGTAACGCGGACTCCTTTGCTGCCCGAAATCGCGCTGCATCTGGCGACGGAAATCACGCCGTTGTGGGAGGCTACGGAGGATTCTTTGAAAGAGTCCAATGTACCGCCGCCCTATTGGGCCTTTGCTTGGCCGGGCGGTCAGGCGGTGGCGCGGCTCGTCCTCGACCGGCCGGAACTGGTCGCGGGCAAGTCTGTGCTGGATTTCGCCGCCGGCACCGGGCTGGTCGGCATCGCCGCGATGATGGCCGGGGCGGCGCGCGTTCAGTCCTGCGACATCGACCGTTTTGCCCTGTCCGCCATCGCCCTGAACGCCGAGTCCAACGGGGTCGACGTGAAGGCGGTCAGCGCCGATCTGGTGGACCGCCCCCTGCCCGGCATCGACGTCGTTCTGGCCGGCGACGTCTGCTACGAGAAGCCGATGGCCGACCGGGTGACCGCCTGGCTGCGCGGAATCGCCGCAACCGGCACGCTGGTCCTGCTGGGCGATCCGGGCCGCGCCTATGTCCCTCTCAGCGGAATCGAGCGGGTCGCGCAGTACAGCGTCCCGACCTCCCTGGAGCT
- a CDS encoding CHAP domain-containing protein encodes MRSKGIALCASFAAFIALSPFTISQAQAQDGDCVRTLRSISDFEIRGDAWTWWNTAANQQYERDQRPALGSVLVFKRSQRLGRGHVSLVSHIVDRRTIEVDHSWLDGRGLRRNMRVVDVSPRNDWSAVRVWHEPSDQLGLRVYTTYGFILPDGEEAEIRQADSRGAGIGSTFAVAPQGRSTPKPAAGPRLMEASLKGHAVAVAVPGRKPQVLTASLSLSGKGTAAKTAQPVMTVAVLPARKPTQPAAQKGVEMVASIDGIRAVLPPRKPGSGDSTVAELTR; translated from the coding sequence ATGCGGTCGAAAGGGATTGCACTCTGCGCATCGTTCGCGGCGTTCATCGCTCTCAGCCCGTTCACCATATCCCAAGCCCAGGCCCAGGACGGCGATTGCGTCCGCACGCTGCGTTCCATATCGGATTTCGAGATCCGGGGCGATGCCTGGACGTGGTGGAACACCGCCGCCAACCAACAGTATGAGCGTGACCAGCGCCCTGCGCTCGGCTCCGTCCTCGTCTTCAAGCGGTCGCAGCGGCTGGGCCGCGGCCACGTTTCCCTGGTCAGCCACATCGTCGACCGCCGCACCATTGAGGTCGATCACTCCTGGCTCGACGGCCGTGGCCTGCGCCGCAACATGCGCGTGGTCGACGTGTCGCCGCGCAACGACTGGTCGGCCGTCCGAGTCTGGCATGAGCCGTCGGACCAGCTCGGCCTGCGCGTCTACACCACCTACGGCTTCATCCTGCCCGACGGCGAGGAGGCGGAGATCCGTCAGGCCGATTCCCGCGGCGCCGGCATCGGCAGCACCTTCGCCGTCGCTCCGCAGGGCCGCTCCACGCCCAAGCCCGCCGCCGGGCCGCGCCTGATGGAAGCCTCCCTGAAGGGCCACGCCGTTGCCGTCGCCGTTCCGGGCCGCAAGCCGCAGGTGCTGACCGCGTCGCTCTCCCTCTCCGGCAAGGGCACGGCCGCGAAGACGGCTCAGCCGGTGATGACGGTCGCCGTGCTGCCGGCGCGCAAGCCGACCCAGCCGGCCGCGCAGAAGGGCGTCGAGATGGTGGCCTCCATCGACGGCATCCGCGCGGTCCTGCCGCCGCGCAAGCCGGGCTCCGGCGACAGCACCGTCGCCGAGTTGACGCGCTGA
- the ubiA gene encoding 4-hydroxybenzoate octaprenyltransferase: protein MTSPASPAPGDFTDIRRGDWIDRFAPAAVRPYLRLARLDRPIGTWLLLFPGWWSIALAGSGPVPDFWLMALFAIGAVVMRGAGCTVNDILDRDFDAMVERTRTRPIPSGQVSVKQALAFLVFQLLIGLAVLMQFNPLTIGLGVLSLALVFTYPLMKRITWWPQAFLGLTFNWGALMGWTAVRGELEWPALALYAAGIVWTLGYDTIYAHQDKEDDARIGVKSTALRLGDQSKIWIYGFYTLTFVGIGIAGRLAGLGGLFLPLLSLAALQLSWQVATWNPDDQTDCLKKFKSNRWFGWLVLAAFLAGKL, encoded by the coding sequence ATGACCAGCCCCGCCTCCCCCGCCCCCGGCGACTTCACCGACATCCGGCGCGGCGACTGGATCGACCGCTTCGCCCCGGCGGCGGTCCGGCCCTATCTGCGGCTGGCGCGGCTGGACCGGCCCATCGGCACATGGCTGCTGCTGTTCCCCGGCTGGTGGAGCATTGCGCTGGCCGGATCGGGGCCGGTTCCCGACTTCTGGCTGATGGCGCTGTTCGCAATCGGTGCCGTGGTGATGCGCGGGGCCGGCTGCACGGTCAACGACATCCTCGACCGCGACTTCGACGCCATGGTCGAGCGCACGCGGACCCGCCCGATCCCCTCCGGACAGGTGTCGGTGAAACAGGCGCTGGCCTTCCTCGTGTTCCAGCTCCTGATCGGGCTGGCGGTGCTGATGCAGTTCAACCCGCTGACCATCGGGCTGGGTGTGCTGTCGCTGGCGCTGGTCTTCACCTACCCGCTGATGAAGCGCATCACCTGGTGGCCGCAGGCCTTCCTGGGGCTGACCTTCAACTGGGGTGCCCTGATGGGCTGGACCGCGGTGCGCGGCGAGTTGGAATGGCCGGCGCTGGCGCTCTACGCCGCGGGGATCGTCTGGACGCTGGGCTACGACACCATCTACGCCCACCAGGACAAGGAGGACGACGCGCGAATCGGCGTGAAGTCCACCGCCCTGCGGCTGGGCGACCAGAGCAAGATCTGGATCTACGGCTTCTACACCCTGACCTTCGTGGGGATCGGCATCGCCGGGCGTCTGGCCGGGCTGGGAGGATTGTTCCTGCCGCTGCTGTCGCTGGCCGCGCTGCAGCTGTCCTGGCAGGTGGCGACCTGGAACCCCGACGATCAGACGGACTGCCTGAAAAAGTTCAAGTCGAACCGCTGGTTCGGCTGGCTGGTGCTGGCGGCCTTCCTGGCCGGAAAACTCTAA